In Deefgea piscis, the DNA window ATTAAACCTTAAGTCGGTAAGCAAAACATAGTCAAATTGCGGCGTCGCAGCGCTTTAATGGCTTGCTCTCGGTTGTGTTTAATAAATTGATAAGTCACAGACGGTATGAATCCTTATGTCACGCTGACGTTTTATGAATATTAGACCTTTTTAGATGAAGGGCTAGTGTTGCTTTGTTCACAAAGCTGGATTTGTCCGTCCCTGTTAGAATATAACAATGCAAAAAATACTCATTGTTCGCCTTTCGTCGATGGGCGACGTAATTCATCAATTGCCAGCGATTACCGACTTGCTGCGTGCATACCCCGATGCCGTGATCGATTGGGTGGTCGAAGAAGGCTTTGCCGAACTGCCACGGTTACATCCAGCGATTCGGCGGGTTATTCCGGTGGCGCTACGGCGTTGGCGTAAATCACCAATGGCAGCGGCAACACGGGCCGAATGGGCGCAATTTAAAACTGAAATCCATGCTTGTCGCTACGACTTGGTGCTGGATGCGCAAGGCTTAATTAAAAGCGCCGCCATTGCGCGTTTAGCCTGCGGTCCGGTGGCGGGTTTTGATCGACATTCTTGCCGTGAGCCTTGGGCGAGCTTGGCGTATCAGCGCCGTTACTCGGTACCTAAAAATCTACATGCGATTGAACGTAATCGGCGCTTGACCGCCGCTGCGAATGGTTATGCCTTGCAAGGTGAGCTCGATTACGGCTTAAAAGTGCCATTGCAAGATTTGCCATGGCTAGGGCGCTCACCGTATGCCGTACTGCTAACGGCAACCAGTCGCGAAGATAAAGAATGGCCAGAAGAGCATTGGATTGCGCTGGCGCAGCGCTGTATTGCTGCGGGCTTGCGACCGGTTTTTCCTTGGGGCAATGCTCGAGAAAAACAGCGGGCCGAACGTTTAGCTGCGGCTTTGCCGCTGGCGTTGGTGCCGCCTAAGCTCAGTTTAACCGATGCCGCGGTCATGCTAGCGGGCAGCCGAGTGGTGGTGGGGGTTGATACCGGCTTAGCGCATCTAGCGGCGGCGGTTGCAGTGCCGGTGGTGGCGATATTTTGCGCTTCAGAGCCGGCGTTAACCGGCGTAAAAGCGGCGACGTTTGCGTTAAATTTAGGTGGCAATGGCACACCACCGACTGTTGATCAAGTGTGGGAAGCCACGTCGGCCGGTGGGCGTTTGCCGTGATGGTGCGCTGGGCGTATCGCATCTTACTGTGGCTGGGTTTCCCGCTGATTTGGCTTTATCTGCTCAAACGCAGCAAAAAGCAGCCTGCTTATCGGCAGTTTTGGGCTGAGCGTTTAGGGTATTACTCTGTAGGTATTACTAATAAAGGTCTGCAGGATAATACCCAAAAGCCGATTTGGTTGCACGCGGTGTCGGTGGGTGAAATGCGCGCTTGTGCGCCGATTATTCAGGCGCTGCGTATTGCCGCACCGCATCGCCCTTTGTTGTTGACGTGTATGACCCCAACCGGACGAGAAACCGCGCAGGCTTTATTTGGCGACTTTGCCACCATTGTGTATTTACCCTACGATTATCCGGCGGCGATTCGACGGTTTTTACAGCACTTTCGACCGCAATGCGGCGTGGTGATGGAGACCGAAATCTGGCCGAATTTGCTGCATGAATCGGCCGCAGCCAAGGTCCCGCTGGTGCTGGCCAATGCGCGACTTTCGGCTGCGTCGTTCCGGGCTTATCAGCGAATTTCGGCATTGATTGCGCCAGCCATGGCCAAATGGTCGCTGGTATTGGCGCAAGCGCCAGCCGATGCCGAACGACTTGCCGCTTTGGGCGCGCCAGCCCCCAAGGTGATGGGCTCAGTTAAATTTGATCATAGCAACGATGCCGCCATTGTCGCGCGTGGCCAAGCTTGGCGCGCCGCGTTACTTCAGCAATCGAACCGTCCGCTGGTGCTATTGGCGTCGAGCCGAGAAGGTGAAGAAGCGGCGTTTTTAGCGCAATGGCAGAGCGTGTACGCGCAAACGGCAGCGCCGTTGTTGATTATTGTGCCGCGTCATCCACAGCGCTTTGATGCCGTGGCCGATTTAATTCGCAGCCATGGCTTGGCGCTTCAGCGGCGTAGTCAATGGCAAGAGGTGGTTGCGGCGGATGTGATTTTGGGCGACAGCATGGGTGAAATGGCGGCCTGGTTTGCCGCGAGTGATGTTTGTATTATGGGGGGCTCGCTGCTTCCCTTTGGTAGCCAGAATTTTATCGAAGCTTGCGCGCAGGGTTGTCCGGTATTGCTTGGGCCACACACCTTTAATTTTGCCGCGGCAACGGAAGCGGCCTTAGCTGAGGGGGCTGCTTGGCAAGGGCAAAACTTGGTTGAGATCATGGATAAAATGCAGCAATTGCTGCTGGATCAAACCGCGCGGCAACAGATGAGCGTGGCTGGAGTTCAGTTTTCTAACGCGCATCGTGGTGCAACGGCAAGGTTGGTGCGTGAGCTGGCGATATATCTTTAGCTTTTGGTAAATAAATCATAGATATATCCAGCATGGTTTTTGTATCATGCCATCCGATTACTTACTTTAATGAGTTACGCCAATCGGCGAAGGGATTATTTTGTCGCAAAGCACCGATATATCGTCAGATTCAGCCCAAAACGGCGCGTGGTATTGCTTATTTATTTGTTGGCTGATTGCGGCTACTTCCACCTTTGGTAGCTTGTTTTTTAGCGAAGTGATGCATATTCCACCGTGTGTTTTGTGCTGGTATCAGCGGATTCCGATGTATTCTTTGTTGGTGATTTTTAGCGTGGCGCTATTTCCCTTAGATCGCCGCGTTACGCGTTATGCTTTGCCGCTGGCGGTGATTGGTTGCTTGTTCGCTTTTTATCATTTATTGATTTACAGCGGGGTGATTCCAGAAGGAATGCAGCCGTGTACAGCCGAAGTGTCATGCGCGAAGATTGATTTGGAACTGATTGGCTTTATCACGATCCCACTGATGTCGGTGGTGGCGTTTTCGTTGATGATCGGCTTGCTATTAAAGATTTCTAAAGGATTTAAAAAATGAAACGTTCACTGATTGTGATCACCAGTGTGGTCGCGATGGCGGCTTTGTTTATTATTGGTGCCGTGGTGTATTCCAATAAAAGCGCCGATCAATCGCAAAATTTGGCAGTAGAAAACAGCGCCGCGTTAAATCGCTTTTCATCCATTACTTATGGCCCAGCCGATGCCAAAGTGCATATTGTTGAATTTATGGACCCCGCTTGCGAAGCGTGCAGTCAGTTTTACCCCTTTGTAAAAAACATTATCAATAGCCATCCGGGCAAAATTAAGCTGACGGTTCGTTATGCTAATTTCCATCAAGGCTCGGATTATGTGGCGCAAGTTTTGGAAGCCGCACGTGCACAAGGCAAATTTTGGCCAGCTTTAGAAGCTTTGTTTGTTACGCAAGATCAGTGGGCCAGCCATCATGCGCCTGCGCCAGAAACGGTTTGGCAGCACTTGGGGCATTTAGGCCTCGATTTTGATCAAATGCGTAAAGACATGAATGAGCCGAAAGTGATGGCGGTGATTGAACAAGATCGCGCTGATGTGAAGGCATTACAAATTACTAAAACGCCAAGTTTTTACGTCAACAACAAGCCGTTGACGAAGTTTGGTCATGAGCAATTAAAGCAATTAATTAATAGCGAACTCGCTATTGCCTACCCTGGGCAATAAATAGCCAACGAAAAAAAACGGCTACGGCCGTTTTTTTTTGCTTGTCAAAATGAGTTGTTTTACTTTTTGTGCTGAGCAAAAGCTTGAATCAGCTCGGCATTGGGCGCTAAGTCTTTGACAGCAGCAAGCCATTGAAGTTGATTATTTTGCCAGCTAAAGGCATCGGCACTTAAATAACCACCACTGCCGGCTGAGCGAAACACCACCATCACCTCATCAATGCCATCGCCATTGATATCGGCATTGATGACACGCGCAAGGCTGCCATCACGCGGCTGAATTTGTCCACTGAGAAAAACATCAAATGGAAACTCGCTACTGCCGCCAGCATAAAGTCGAATGGCGTAGCTGCCGATGCTGCGCGGCTCGAGCTCACCTTCGTTGACGACAATCTGCTGTTGATTGGGTAGTTGTAGCTGGATTGATCTAGAGGGTATCTCAGCATAAGCCATAGAAATAAAAGCGTAGGTGAGTATACCTAATAGTTTTTTCTGCATTATGATGTCCATTGATTCGATCAATATGGCGCTTTAGCACTTAAAGCAAACTGATTAGCATTTTGCTCGCCAAGACGATTAAAAGGGCGGCAAAGCATTTTTTGAGCACCGGCACTGGCAAGCGATGCGCCGCTGCTGCGCCGACTTTGGCCATTGGAAAGCTGGCTAAAACAATCCCCAATAGCGCCGGTAAATAGACAAAACCCAAGCTACCTGACGGCAGTTGTTGCGCCGACCAACCGCTAACGATAAAACCCAGCGCCCCAGCAATCGCAATTGGAATCCCAATCGCTGACGAAGTACCAATCGCCGTTTTAACCGGCACATTGCACGCCGTCATAAAGGGCACCGATAAAGAGCCGCCGCCAATCCCCACCCAGCTCGACAACATGCCAATGCCGCTGCCTACCAGATTCATTCCCAATACATTGGGCAATTGCCGAGTCGGCTTGGGTTTGAGGTCCAGCAGCATTTGCGCGGCAATTACATAGGCAAAAATAATAAACAGCCACTTTAAATGCACCGCCGAAATCCAAGCGGCAATTTGCGCGCCAATAAACGTACCGAGCACAATGCCAAGGCTGATCTGCCGCACAATATCCCAACGCACTGCGCCTTTTTGCGCATGCGCTCGGACACTGGCGGCGCCAGTAAAAATGATGGTCGCTAATGAAGTGCCAATGGCTAAGTGCTGCTGATGCTCGGGGGCGACACCGGTCCAATGAAAGACCCACAATAAAGCCGGAACAATCACTAAACCGCCGCCTACGCCTAATAAACCGGCTAAAAATCCAGCAACAAGGCCAACAGCAAGGCAGGCAAGAATGGCTTCAAGCATGGATAGAGCATCTCATTTGGTTAGGGGTAATCATTTTTATATTCTTGCTGATTATGCCGCTTTTTAGCCTAGCTGCCATTCACCTTGAATATTTTGACGATCTGCGTATTCATTTAGCAAATCATACAGGCGTAATTGATTTAGTTTGAGTGCCAAAGCGCAGGCTGAATCACCTTGTTGATTACGCAGATGTGGATTAGCGCCATGCTGTACTAGCCAAATAGCGGCATTAAATTTTTGATTTGCCGTTGCTTTATGCAGCGCAGTCCAGCCTTCCTGACTTTGACGATTGATACCCAGCGTACCACTGTGATGAATGATGAGTTGCATAACGGCAAGATGGCCACCGGCAGCGGCT includes these proteins:
- a CDS encoding disulfide bond formation protein B, whose translation is MSQSTDISSDSAQNGAWYCLFICWLIAATSTFGSLFFSEVMHIPPCVLCWYQRIPMYSLLVIFSVALFPLDRRVTRYALPLAVIGCLFAFYHLLIYSGVIPEGMQPCTAEVSCAKIDLELIGFITIPLMSVVAFSLMIGLLLKISKGFKK
- a CDS encoding sulfite exporter TauE/SafE family protein → MLEAILACLAVGLVAGFLAGLLGVGGGLVIVPALLWVFHWTGVAPEHQQHLAIGTSLATIIFTGAASVRAHAQKGAVRWDIVRQISLGIVLGTFIGAQIAAWISAVHLKWLFIIFAYVIAAQMLLDLKPKPTRQLPNVLGMNLVGSGIGMLSSWVGIGGGSLSVPFMTACNVPVKTAIGTSSAIGIPIAIAGALGFIVSGWSAQQLPSGSLGFVYLPALLGIVLASFPMAKVGAAAAHRLPVPVLKKCFAALLIVLASKMLISLL
- the waaC gene encoding lipopolysaccharide heptosyltransferase I; this translates as MQKILIVRLSSMGDVIHQLPAITDLLRAYPDAVIDWVVEEGFAELPRLHPAIRRVIPVALRRWRKSPMAAATRAEWAQFKTEIHACRYDLVLDAQGLIKSAAIARLACGPVAGFDRHSCREPWASLAYQRRYSVPKNLHAIERNRRLTAAANGYALQGELDYGLKVPLQDLPWLGRSPYAVLLTATSREDKEWPEEHWIALAQRCIAAGLRPVFPWGNAREKQRAERLAAALPLALVPPKLSLTDAAVMLAGSRVVVGVDTGLAHLAAAVAVPVVAIFCASEPALTGVKAATFALNLGGNGTPPTVDQVWEATSAGGRLP
- a CDS encoding PliI family lysozyme inhibitor of I-type lysozyme, with the protein product MQKKLLGILTYAFISMAYAEIPSRSIQLQLPNQQQIVVNEGELEPRSIGSYAIRLYAGGSSEFPFDVFLSGQIQPRDGSLARVINADINGDGIDEVMVVFRSAGSGGYLSADAFSWQNNQLQWLAAVKDLAPNAELIQAFAQHKK
- a CDS encoding 3-deoxy-D-manno-octulosonic acid transferase — its product is MVRWAYRILLWLGFPLIWLYLLKRSKKQPAYRQFWAERLGYYSVGITNKGLQDNTQKPIWLHAVSVGEMRACAPIIQALRIAAPHRPLLLTCMTPTGRETAQALFGDFATIVYLPYDYPAAIRRFLQHFRPQCGVVMETEIWPNLLHESAAAKVPLVLANARLSAASFRAYQRISALIAPAMAKWSLVLAQAPADAERLAALGAPAPKVMGSVKFDHSNDAAIVARGQAWRAALLQQSNRPLVLLASSREGEEAAFLAQWQSVYAQTAAPLLIIVPRHPQRFDAVADLIRSHGLALQRRSQWQEVVAADVILGDSMGEMAAWFAASDVCIMGGSLLPFGSQNFIEACAQGCPVLLGPHTFNFAAATEAALAEGAAWQGQNLVEIMDKMQQLLLDQTARQQMSVAGVQFSNAHRGATARLVRELAIYL
- a CDS encoding DsbA family protein — protein: MKRSLIVITSVVAMAALFIIGAVVYSNKSADQSQNLAVENSAALNRFSSITYGPADAKVHIVEFMDPACEACSQFYPFVKNIINSHPGKIKLTVRYANFHQGSDYVAQVLEAARAQGKFWPALEALFVTQDQWASHHAPAPETVWQHLGHLGLDFDQMRKDMNEPKVMAVIEQDRADVKALQITKTPSFYVNNKPLTKFGHEQLKQLINSELAIAYPGQ